The Nostoc sp. NIES-3756 DNA window CCTTTTTCTAAACGCAGTTTCTCTAATCGTTTAATTATTATTTCACGCTCAATTTTACTAACTTGGTCATTACCACTACATTTATCTACTTCTGCCAGCAATAGTTTCCAGGCTCTTTGATTAAGTCGATACATAGATATCAAATATAATTTCTGATACTAGTGTTCCCGTCGTTATCTATAAAACTTCATTTATAAAAAAGTGCTAAGTAGGGGACGAGAAAAGGTAAGAATTGGTGACTATTGCCCTTCCTATGGACTAATGACCAATGACCAATGACAATTGTTAAAATTTATATGTGTAATAAGAAAATCTTTATTATTTACAATGTCAACTGCTTTAATTACGGGTGCATCTGGTGGTATTGGTAAGGCTTTTGCTCAAGAACTAGCTGCACGTCAAACAAATCTGGTGCTTGTAGCGCGTTCAGAAGCGAAACTTCATCAATTAGCACAAGAACTACAACAGCAATACAAAGTCCAAGTAGATGTGGTAGTTCAAGATTTAACCGAACCAGATGCGGCGGCGACTGTCTTTGATGCCACCATAAGTAAGGGATTGACAATTGATACATTAATTAATAACGCTGGTTTTGGTGACTACGGTGACTTTGCTAAAAGCGATCGCACTAGACAAATTAAGATTGTCCAATTAAACGTTGCTGCATTGGTAGATTTAACCCATAGATTTTTGCCTCCCATGCGTCAACGTGGTTCGGGAAGCATTATTAACGTCGCTTCGATTGCAGGCTTTCAACCGATACCATATCTTTCTGTTTATGCTGCCAGTAAAGCTTTTATCATTAGTTTTAGTGAAGCTTTATGGGCAGAAAATCGCCTGTACAATATTCGTGTTTTAGTTACTTGTCCTGGCCCTACAGAAACCGACTTTTTTACAGAAGCTAATTTTCCCCAAGCATTAGCAGAAACTACAAATAAGGTTATGGCTTCTAAAGAAGTGGTACTTCAGTCCCTAAAAGCCTTAGAAAAGGGGCAACCTACGGTAATTGTCAGTGATACTGGCACACAATTTAGAAGCGCAGTGGCTAGACTCGTCCCACGCAAAACCCTGTTAAGTCTCTTGGCAAGGCATTTTCAGGGAAGTCATTAGTCAGTTGTCAGTTACATATACCTAGTTAATTGCACGCGGTAACGGTCTTTTTTGGTGACTGCAATGTCACCTACTTCTAAGCGTCCTTTACCGCGAATGGCAATTAAGTCGCCTGATTTAACTTGAGAACTAGCTTGGGTGACTTCTTTCCAATTGACGCGGACATCACCTGTATCAATTAAGTCAACCATTTTGTTGCGAGACATACCAAAACCAGCAGAGGCGATCGCATCTAGCCGTAAGGAAGCTTCTACTGTAGTTAATTCTTTCTTCTTGGGTTCCCTAACTTTTAACTCAGTCAATTCAATGGCTTGGGTTTTCACAGGGACTGAACGCACCTGTTTAAGATGTAGTTCTAGAAACTCTGTTAACTCAGGAACTACAATTGCTTGTGCGCCTCGTTCACCCAATACAATAATATCGCCAGTTTTCTCCCTGACGATTCCTGTTCCTAGCATTGCGCCCAAGAAGTCGCGGTGAGTTGCCGAATCAAATAAGAAATTTCCCGCGATTTCTAGTACTGTCAGACTAACTTGGGATTGATCTAAGGGTAACTCAGCCCGAGCGATCGCTAGTCTTTGGCGTTCCGCTTGCGGATAGCCACCCCAAGCCACCAATTGCACTTCTGTTAGCCGACTAAACACTCGTTGAATTTCCACCAATTCTGGAGGAGACAGAAAATCTGTCAACACCACTTCCCAAGTTTTAATTGCTTGCTCTGCTTGGTCAATTACACGAGCTACACTATCTCGATTTTCAACACCCTTTAAAAGTTCTTCTCGTGGCAACATTTTGAATAGTTAGTTGTCAGTTGTCAGTTGTTATTCTCCCTCATCTCCCCCTACTCCCTCATCTCCCCCTACTCTCTCACGCCGGAGTATTGTCAGCGTAACCTTGGATATTTTCTGGCTCAAACTGGCGTAATATCTTGGTTGCTTGGCGAGTCAGAGCTTCAGAACCTTGAACTACAATTAAGTATTTTCCAGCATCTAAACGGTTACGGTAGGGTAAAGCATCACCACCACCGACAACTAAGCCAACACCACCGCCAACAAATACACCACCCAAAGCGCCACTAGCAGCACCTAAAAGACCACCTACAATGTGATTGCCAATTTCACCCGCCCAAGCAAAGGTGTCTAAACCAGTGATGTAACTAAAGGTGAAACCAGCAAAAAAGCCAAATGGTACTAACCAAAGCGACATGAGCTTTGCTTGCTTTCTGGCTTGGAGATTGGGATCAATTAAGCCAAACTCATCAGCAGTTTTATAACCCCTACCTAAGATGGTACTATCAATACTTTCTTTTTCTAAGGCTAAGTAAGCAGCTTCTGCTTGAATACGGTCTGGTAATACGGCAATGAGGTAATACATTGATAGAAAAATTTATCTGATAAAAATTTTGCCCTTATTAACAGGGTATCAGTCCTTGATCGATCAATGTTGAGTGATGTTAGCGGAAGCGGAGCGATGAGCAGCGTGCTGAGTAGTGAGTAGAATACTTACTCACTACTCAGCACTGATTTCACTTAAGCGCATCTAAAGGCTCACAGAAGTTGTTTACACCTTGCTTGAGAATATAGAGCAAGACTGGTGTTGCTAAAATTTGGGGAAATGTGGGCATTGTTTTTAGATGTGCCATCATCTCGGTAATTGAGCCGTTGACCAAATCATTACGAAATTCTTGTTCACAAATCACAGCACGCCACTTTCTTGCCAAAGCATCTAACCACTCGGCGTTAGCTCGTTCTGGTTCCTGTCCAGCTTTGATGGCTAATGTCATGGCTGCATCTTCTAAATCTCCTTCGCAGTCTTCAATTAAATCCAAAGCCTCCATCGCTCCCAGGTCATCTGCTAACTGAGAGCGAAACAGTGCTATTTCTTGTGATGTAACTGTAGTCATGAGTAAGTAATCAATAGCTGAGTCAATAGTCCATAGTTTATAGGTAGTTGACTGTTGTCAATAGTCCAAAGTGAGTCCAGTCCTGTAGGAGGGTTTCCCTCCGTAGGGAACTGGCGAACCCGAAGGGTCATTAGTCCACAGTTAGAGGCTTTATGGCTAATGACTAACAACTAATGACAACAACTAATGACCAATGACTACTGAGCAGCCAATGCTCTAGAAGTAACAGCACGTTGTAGCTCTGCTAAGGCGCGGTTGTAATTGAGAATTGCCTCAATTCTGTTACCCTCAGCTTGTGTTAAATCATTTTCTGAGTTAATCACATCTGTTTGAGTACCTACACCAGCTTGGAAACGCAAACGTGCTAGTCGCAGCGATTCTCTAGCTTGTTCTAGGGCAACATTGGCAGTTTGTACGTTCTCTAGATTGGAGCGTTGGTTTGTAAAGGCTTGTTCTACTTGGAAACGAACTTGGTCGCGTTGACTAGCAAATTGAGTTTCGGCGATCGCAATATTCGCCCTCGCTTGAGCGGCTCTAGCTTTAGATGCTCCGCCATCGTACAAGTTTAGGGTTGCCCTCAGTCCAACAGAATAACCATCAGTTAAACCAACCTGATCATCAAATTGATCGAGCAGATTATAGTTAGCGATAAAGCTGACTTGTGGCCCTAAGTTTGCCAGTGCTTGTCTGCGCTGTTGTTCGCTAATGTTCTTTTGTGCTAGTTGTTGTTGCAGCTCTGGACGGTTTTGATAGGCGAGGATGATGCTTTGTTCTAGAGATTGATTCCACAGACCTGCTAGTTGTACAGGGTCGGCGGCGCTGATATTTACCGACTGTGGCAGGCTTAACAGAGTTGCCAGTTGACGACGGTTAATTTGCTGCTGTGCGAGGCTATTGGTAAGCTGCTGGGTGTTATTAGCTAAGTTTACTTGCGATCGCAACACATCAAACCTTGTCCCTACCCCAGCTCTTTCTAAAGCCTCCGCATCTCGCAAACTAGCCTGGGCATTTTCTACCGCCGAGCGAGCAATACGTACTTGCTCGTCTGCTTGTTGCAAGTTGTAATATGCTCTAGTAACACTCAAGCGAATTTCTTCAGACTGGCGTTCTACGTCCAACTGTTGAAAGCGCACTTGTTCCTCAGCCTGTTGAATGGCAGCATTCCGTCTCCCTGATGTAAACAGGTCATAAGATAACTGCGCTTGACCATTGAAGCCTGTACCTGGTTCATCACTGTTGCCAACTCCTCCCTGACGACTAGTGAGTTCATCCCGAAGCTGATTGCTTGCAGACTGGCTACGGGTGATATCACTACTCAGAGACAATTGAGGTAATAAGGCTGCTTGTGCTTCCTTTAGTGATGCTTGAGTGCGTTGCAGTTCTAACAGCGAAACCTGTAAGTCCCGATTGTTACGCCGTGCTAGTTCCAGAGCCTGATCCAAAGTAATTGGCTGGGTTTCCTGGACTGTTACTTCTCCTGGTTTAGTGGGAAATTGTAACGGGTTGGCATTGGGAATCAGATTCTGCGGCACTTCCACTTTACCAGCCGGTGCAGGAGTAATTACTGGCTGAGTATTTGCTGGTGCTGTTTGGACTGGCTCAGGAGTTACAATTGGGTTTGGTGTTGTAGTATTCTCCTGAACTATCTCCATTGGTGTCGCTCTGTTTAACTGGCAATTTTGTGTTGAGCAACTACTAATTGCTAAGAGTTGCGCCGCACTTACATTCCTTGCCGTTGCTGTTAAAACCGTTGGTAACTGGGTTTTCAGCTTTTCTTGTGATGCTGAACTTGGTAAGTTCGACAGGGAAAAAGTCTGTTGTGCAGACGATGAATTTGTAAAGCTGTTAGAAGCTGCTTTTGCTACTAATTCCGGTTGAGAAATCTCTGCGTGAATCTGT harbors:
- a CDS encoding SDR family NAD(P)-dependent oxidoreductase translates to MSTALITGASGGIGKAFAQELAARQTNLVLVARSEAKLHQLAQELQQQYKVQVDVVVQDLTEPDAAATVFDATISKGLTIDTLINNAGFGDYGDFAKSDRTRQIKIVQLNVAALVDLTHRFLPPMRQRGSGSIINVASIAGFQPIPYLSVYAASKAFIISFSEALWAENRLYNIRVLVTCPGPTETDFFTEANFPQALAETTNKVMASKEVVLQSLKALEKGQPTVIVSDTGTQFRSAVARLVPRKTLLSLLARHFQGSH
- a CDS encoding photosystem II S4 domain protein; the protein is MLPREELLKGVENRDSVARVIDQAEQAIKTWEVVLTDFLSPPELVEIQRVFSRLTEVQLVAWGGYPQAERQRLAIARAELPLDQSQVSLTVLEIAGNFLFDSATHRDFLGAMLGTGIVREKTGDIIVLGERGAQAIVVPELTEFLELHLKQVRSVPVKTQAIELTELKVREPKKKELTTVEASLRLDAIASAGFGMSRNKMVDLIDTGDVRVNWKEVTQASSQVKSGDLIAIRGKGRLEVGDIAVTKKDRYRVQLTRYM
- a CDS encoding TolC family protein, encoding MKGQQLFYSFLPGVTAAVLTTQPAVAEAMKLGNVQIVPTSSFVTTQNSQTLLVGKIHTQPPNATVEIFPDIIPTSGVTTANLQFLSSRNHPVILIENTGIDREQKSRQNEGKYPNSKSARTLAQRLKQKLSPKQQKQIHAEISQPELVAKAASNSFTNSSSAQQTFSLSNLPSSASQEKLKTQLPTVLTATARNVSAAQLLAISSCSTQNCQLNRATPMEIVQENTTTPNPIVTPEPVQTAPANTQPVITPAPAGKVEVPQNLIPNANPLQFPTKPGEVTVQETQPITLDQALELARRNNRDLQVSLLELQRTQASLKEAQAALLPQLSLSSDITRSQSASNQLRDELTSRQGGVGNSDEPGTGFNGQAQLSYDLFTSGRRNAAIQQAEEQVRFQQLDVERQSEEIRLSVTRAYYNLQQADEQVRIARSAVENAQASLRDAEALERAGVGTRFDVLRSQVNLANNTQQLTNSLAQQQINRRQLATLLSLPQSVNISAADPVQLAGLWNQSLEQSIILAYQNRPELQQQLAQKNISEQQRRQALANLGPQVSFIANYNLLDQFDDQVGLTDGYSVGLRATLNLYDGGASKARAAQARANIAIAETQFASQRDQVRFQVEQAFTNQRSNLENVQTANVALEQARESLRLARLRFQAGVGTQTDVINSENDLTQAEGNRIEAILNYNRALAELQRAVTSRALAAQ